The Planococcus liqunii genome includes a region encoding these proteins:
- a CDS encoding site-2 protease family protein → MLLEVAMVLLIISMALFIHEMGHAVATILRNKKAKAEIYMGSPGKEKKLKLKLGRITCYLTIALYAFCQPINSEELPPPTYKQRLTMLIGGPTASLLGFAVLYVSSHLFSGIPGNILINLAGASFFLFISPLIPFTYPSFLGGGPSDGLQILNLVKENRQQRGPESN, encoded by the coding sequence ATGTTATTAGAAGTGGCTATGGTTTTACTGATTATTTCAATGGCTCTCTTTATACACGAAATGGGCCATGCCGTTGCAACAATTTTGCGGAACAAGAAAGCGAAGGCAGAGATTTATATGGGGTCACCGGGCAAAGAGAAAAAACTGAAGCTGAAGCTTGGAAGAATCACCTGTTATTTAACCATAGCGCTTTACGCGTTCTGCCAGCCTATAAATTCAGAAGAACTGCCGCCTCCTACCTATAAACAAAGGCTGACAATGCTGATAGGGGGACCGACCGCTTCATTGTTAGGGTTCGCCGTTCTATACGTTAGTTCTCATTTATTCTCTGGTATACCGGGCAATATCTTAATCAATCTTGCCGGCGCGAGTTTCTTCCTATTCATAAGTCCGTTAATTCCCTTTACCTACCCTTCCTTTTTAGGCGGGGGGCCAAGTGATGGGCTGCAGATTTTGAATCTGGTAAAAGAGAATAGGCAACAGCGAGGACCTGAAAGTAACTAA
- a CDS encoding DUF7878 domain-containing protein, producing MVNLTIDFKLDPALKLEKKILHQRSGKLLIDVEGELEIRIDHSCFFREPSLALLEMGVSLKEWRMNDPKGTSNFYHYTMEHDEREGPILAFIETSKDKWILFSIWQEFKPEDFIPTDGLLNAVDQYLTELEKLLIKRFNIRYSDFIRTRKF from the coding sequence ATGGTGAATCTGACTATTGATTTTAAACTAGATCCAGCATTAAAACTCGAGAAAAAAATACTTCACCAAAGAAGTGGAAAACTATTGATTGATGTAGAAGGAGAGTTGGAAATTAGAATTGATCATTCTTGCTTCTTCAGAGAACCATCGCTTGCGCTGCTTGAAATGGGAGTCAGTTTAAAGGAATGGCGAATGAATGATCCAAAGGGAACAAGCAACTTTTATCACTACACAATGGAACATGATGAAAGAGAAGGGCCAATCTTGGCTTTTATCGAAACAAGTAAAGACAAGTGGATTCTCTTTTCGATTTGGCAGGAATTTAAACCCGAGGATTTTATACCTACTGATGGTTTGCTGAATGCAGTGGATCAATATTTGACAGAGCTGGAAAAACTATTGATTAAAAGATTTAATATCCGGTACTCAGATTTCATTAGGACTCGCAAATTCTAA
- a CDS encoding sensor domain-containing diguanylate cyclase yields the protein MKPLFNGRKVNLATLLTSLVSASVILTLLILTVSSYYSSKNSLATTYLSLNYSKAEKMSHSVDSLFISMRKSLETTVDFLEENEGMSDQEIHEQLDLLQTSSGYFNSLSWIDETGVIRAISPNSIGLKGEKIAAGPARDALDAEQPELTVPYMGLSNRLIILMSQPIYSKDGVYRGMIGGTIFLQEQNVLNHLLGNDAVEQNGSYYYVVGPAGTLLFHPKSEKIGENVIGNPVVRQLTQGKDGKELITNTEGIPMLAAYSHVSEAGWGIVQQTPYSFAEDLLIDQFLQVLKNLLLPSLLLLLLSIFIARRLAAPFTHLGNLVNGLAEGKAVSQPLKDNLMKPHWNREADILTKSVAIAFEILERNNQELTHSALTDALTGLPNRRKLEEVLEGWSSQNRHFSLLILDIDHFKSINDTFGHQMGDQALKGLAETLQTLIRNTDYCFRYGGEEFILLLPDADRLAAYQVAEKIRKEVEQTLLVPGRIVTVSIGISEFPTQTESLEELFRLADTALYQSKDEGRNRITVSSSGNPS from the coding sequence ATGAAGCCACTATTCAATGGACGGAAAGTGAACTTGGCCACCTTGCTGACTTCTCTTGTCTCTGCCTCAGTTATTCTTACACTGCTGATTCTTACGGTCTCTTCTTACTATTCCAGTAAGAATTCTTTGGCGACGACTTATTTGTCCTTAAATTACTCCAAAGCCGAGAAGATGAGCCATTCGGTCGATTCGTTGTTCATCTCGATGAGAAAAAGTCTGGAGACTACTGTGGATTTTCTGGAGGAAAATGAAGGAATGAGCGATCAGGAAATCCATGAACAGTTGGATCTCCTGCAAACAAGCAGCGGCTATTTCAATTCCCTTTCCTGGATAGACGAAACAGGCGTGATCCGGGCCATCAGCCCCAACAGCATCGGGTTAAAAGGAGAAAAAATAGCGGCGGGGCCAGCAAGAGACGCGCTGGATGCGGAACAGCCTGAGCTGACTGTCCCTTATATGGGCTTATCAAACCGCTTAATCATTTTGATGAGCCAGCCGATCTACTCCAAAGACGGCGTGTATCGAGGGATGATTGGCGGAACCATCTTTCTTCAGGAGCAAAACGTCCTAAATCATTTGCTTGGCAATGATGCGGTAGAGCAAAACGGTTCCTATTACTATGTGGTCGGCCCAGCCGGTACGCTGCTGTTTCATCCGAAGAGTGAAAAAATCGGAGAAAACGTCATTGGAAATCCGGTGGTTCGTCAATTGACGCAAGGAAAAGACGGCAAGGAATTGATCACCAATACTGAAGGAATCCCAATGCTTGCCGCTTATAGCCATGTATCCGAAGCGGGATGGGGGATTGTGCAGCAGACGCCTTATTCATTTGCTGAAGACCTGTTGATCGATCAATTTCTGCAGGTGCTGAAGAATCTATTGCTGCCTTCTTTGCTGCTGCTCCTGCTTTCCATTTTTATCGCCCGCAGATTGGCCGCTCCTTTTACGCACCTGGGAAATCTGGTGAATGGGTTAGCGGAAGGAAAGGCAGTATCGCAGCCCCTCAAGGACAATCTGATGAAGCCTCATTGGAACCGCGAAGCCGATATCTTAACGAAGAGTGTGGCAATCGCTTTTGAAATACTCGAAAGAAACAACCAGGAACTCACGCATTCAGCCCTGACGGACGCTCTAACCGGCTTGCCGAACCGCCGGAAACTGGAAGAAGTGCTGGAGGGCTGGTCAAGCCAAAATCGGCATTTTTCATTGCTCATACTGGACATCGACCATTTCAAATCGATTAATGACACATTTGGCCATCAAATGGGGGACCAGGCATTAAAAGGCTTGGCTGAAACGCTTCAAACACTGATCCGGAACACGGATTATTGTTTTCGGTATGGCGGAGAAGAATTTATTCTTCTTCTGCCGGATGCCGATCGCTTAGCTGCCTACCAAGTAGCGGAAAAAATACGCAAAGAAGTGGAACAGACTTTATTGGTTCCCGGCCGGATCGTTACAGTTTCGATCGGAATCTCAGAGTTTCCAACCCAGACGGAGTCATTGGAAGAGCTATTCCGTTTGGCGGATACAGCGCTCTATCAGTCAAAAGATGAAGGAAGAAACCGGATAACTGTTTCTTCCTCCGGTAATCCCTCTTAA
- a CDS encoding Lrp/AsnC family transcriptional regulator, with protein MLDQTDLRILDELSKNSRITMKELSERVHLSSPATSARVEKLETAGIIEGYTIKVNQLKMGYFVHAMISVIMKSSHHEPYLSYIKAQAPFVIQNYKISGDSCYLLECKFPSNAVLDEFLVGLSEHVNYKLSIIISK; from the coding sequence ATCTTGGATCAGACAGATTTGCGAATTTTGGATGAACTTTCCAAGAACAGCCGAATCACCATGAAAGAGTTGAGTGAAAGGGTCCATTTAAGCAGCCCCGCCACTTCGGCCCGGGTGGAAAAATTGGAAACCGCGGGCATCATTGAAGGATACACCATCAAAGTGAACCAGCTGAAGATGGGCTACTTTGTCCATGCAATGATTAGCGTCATCATGAAAAGCAGCCATCACGAACCTTATCTTTCCTATATAAAAGCACAAGCTCCTTTTGTTATTCAGAACTATAAAATCAGCGGCGACAGTTGTTACCTCCTGGAATGCAAATTCCCCTCCAATGCAGTACTGGATGAATTTTTGGTTGGATTGAGCGAGCATGTGAATTACAAGTTATCGATCATCATCAGTAAATAA
- a CDS encoding MBL fold metallo-hydrolase gives MNIRHIRNATLVVDFAGKKFLVDPFLSEKGTLPPFPNSARQDQNNPLVGLPVSIDEVIAGVDAVIVTHTHLDHWDDAAKDALPKDIKLFTQNEEDKTEIEGAGFTNIEVLQEDTVFEGIQLIKTKGEHGRGEILKMAGHVCGVVFKHEDEKTLYVAGDTVWYEEVQKTVDAHNPEIIVVNAGDNQFLQGGSLVMNEEDVYKVHKAAPKATIIAVHMEAVNHWNLSRADLKKFAEEKGMASNVVIPNDGDSYSF, from the coding sequence ATGAACATCCGCCACATTCGCAACGCAACCTTGGTTGTAGATTTTGCAGGGAAAAAGTTTTTAGTTGATCCATTTTTATCAGAGAAAGGAACGCTTCCGCCTTTTCCGAATTCAGCAAGACAAGACCAGAACAATCCGCTCGTGGGCCTGCCTGTTTCAATTGATGAAGTCATTGCCGGCGTGGATGCCGTGATTGTTACGCATACCCACTTGGACCATTGGGACGACGCAGCAAAAGACGCGTTGCCAAAAGACATCAAATTGTTCACGCAAAATGAAGAGGACAAAACGGAGATTGAAGGTGCTGGCTTCACGAACATCGAAGTTCTGCAGGAAGATACGGTATTTGAAGGTATCCAATTGATCAAGACAAAAGGCGAGCACGGCAGAGGCGAAATCCTGAAAATGGCCGGCCATGTATGTGGCGTTGTCTTCAAGCATGAAGATGAAAAAACGCTTTATGTAGCCGGAGACACTGTGTGGTATGAAGAAGTGCAAAAAACGGTCGATGCCCACAACCCCGAAATCATCGTCGTAAATGCAGGAGACAATCAATTCCTTCAGGGGGGCTCACTTGTCATGAACGAAGAAGATGTCTACAAAGTTCATAAAGCGGCCCCTAAAGCGACAATCATCGCTGTTCATATGGAAGCGGTCAATCACTGGAACCTCTCAAGAGCAGATTTGAAGAAATTTGCGGAAGAAAAAGGCATGGCTTCAAATGTGGTTATTCCAAACGATGGCGATTCCTATTCATTCTAA
- a CDS encoding YciI family protein, whose translation MKYLCLGYLNKEKMDALPKEEVDNVMRECQPHLQELYKSGHVLVDAGIGQEVKRLQRVDGEIQVDEDHLIQPDKIIGSAFILEAANFEEAIRVASLHPTVQVSLAEQLGWEIEIRAIDSFDMKG comes from the coding sequence ATGAAATACTTGTGCTTGGGCTACCTGAATAAGGAGAAGATGGACGCATTGCCAAAAGAAGAAGTTGATAACGTCATGCGGGAATGCCAGCCTCATCTCCAGGAATTATACAAAAGCGGCCATGTACTGGTAGATGCCGGTATTGGACAAGAAGTAAAGAGATTGCAGCGGGTGGACGGGGAGATACAAGTCGATGAGGACCATTTAATCCAGCCAGATAAAATTATTGGAAGTGCATTCATACTGGAAGCCGCAAATTTTGAAGAAGCAATCCGAGTGGCTTCTCTACATCCGACTGTGCAGGTCAGTTTAGCAGAGCAGCTGGGTTGGGAAATTGAGATCCGCGCAATCGACTCCTTCGATATGAAAGGCTAG
- a CDS encoding DinB family protein, whose translation MNGKEVLFIFKNGLRKYSPEQLRHIPREGVWSIGQMCDHIILVAHEYLDNVQICAASTEGQPLGKTPAGEQLFKDGGFPPIKIRLPDEMNAPPNNSDSKEDLETRMEEVIDRLDHWELKASTINLDYKVKHGGFGWLNAEEWLELVHMHSRHHLRQKEELERYLKMET comes from the coding sequence ATGAACGGAAAAGAAGTGCTTTTCATTTTCAAGAACGGGCTTCGCAAATACTCTCCGGAACAGCTGCGCCATATTCCGCGAGAAGGGGTGTGGTCCATTGGGCAAATGTGTGACCACATTATTCTAGTGGCGCATGAGTATCTGGATAATGTGCAAATTTGTGCTGCATCAACTGAAGGGCAGCCTCTGGGAAAAACTCCAGCGGGTGAGCAGTTATTCAAAGACGGTGGATTTCCGCCCATCAAAATCAGGCTTCCAGATGAAATGAATGCCCCTCCCAACAATTCAGACAGTAAGGAGGATCTGGAGACAAGAATGGAAGAGGTGATTGATAGGCTGGACCACTGGGAATTGAAAGCTTCTACAATTAACCTGGATTATAAAGTTAAGCATGGCGGGTTCGGCTGGCTGAATGCGGAGGAGTGGCTTGAGCTGGTTCACATGCATTCCCGCCATCACCTGCGGCAGAAAGAAGAGCTGGAAAGGTACCTGAAAATGGAAACATAG